The Aerococcus loyolae genome contains the following window.
TCATGAAAATAGGAAAAAGCCTTATGACTAATGAGTTGAGCAATACATTAATCATGTTTAATATGGATGGTAATTCATACATATTTTTAGTTTTGCTTGAAATAACAGCCAAAACAAATAAAATTCCATATATGGTTGCAGCTTTGTAATTTTTATTAGATACAAGCAAGAATATAGCGATAGAAACTATCGCTATATCTATACCTATATTGTCATAGACAAAAAACATTATAGTGCTAATGAATACCATAAATAATATTTTTGTTCTCGGATCTAAATAAAAGCCTTTCTTTATTGGGGGAACATAAGTTTTATAAGCCTCCATTAAGCAATTCCAGCTCTTTCAAAATGTTTTTTCAACATTTTCTTGCCTAGATTAGCACCTATCACTGCTCCAACAAACATGATGCCAATTGCAGCAATTCCCATCCATGGTGGCATATATTTCGCTAAATCGGTCGCAAATTGCTCACCCATTTGTTGTTTTACTCCTTCCATATAGGTATCTGCCATAACCCACATTGGCATCTGACAGCCTAACTCAGCACATGAAAACAACCAAAATCCTATTGTATTAACTTTAAAACTTTTATACTTTTTAGTATTCATAACTACATCAGCAATAATTGCCATTGGAATATACACGGCTGGTGCTAACCAAGTGTAACCCATAAAATACCAAAATACTCCTAAAATGATTCCCATTAGAGATACCATTCCAAACTTTTCTACCTTGGTTAGAAATAGCATAAATGGAATACCTGTTAATATTGGGATTAATATAAATATGGTAGGATAAAGTATTGGCACAGCCCCTAGCATTCCTGTTACGAAAAATATGACTAAATAAATAGCTGTATAAATTCCTACGTTAATTAAATCCTTTGCTGTTAATCGATTCTTCATTGAAATCCTCCTTATTTTGTTTAATCTTCCAGCTTTCTGTTTCTTCTCTTGCTTCTATAAATTTCTTATAAGTGCCTTCTTTTCTAATTAAATCTTCATGTTTCCCCACCTCCTCTAATTTTCCGTCTTTAAGAACTATAATCTGATTCGCATTTTTAACAGTCTTTAACCTATGAGCAACCATTATAACCGTTTTGTTTTTTGTTAAACTTTCTATGGCTTCTTGAAGTTTATCCTCATTTTCTGGATCAACATTTGCTGTAGCTTCGTCAAAAATAATAATCGGGGCATTTTTTATCATAGCCCTTGCTATTGATATTCTTTGTCTTTCTCCGCCTGAAAGAGATGTGCCGCCTTCGCCTATGATGGTTTGATAGCCTTCTGGCAAATTCATAATAAAGTCATGGCATTGGGCTTTTTTTGCCACTTCTATGACTTCTTCCTTCTTAGCTTGTGGTTTGCCAAATTTTATATTATTTTCGATGGTATCTTGGAAAAGATAAACATTTTGGAATACGGTGCTAATTAAATCCATTAAGGATTCAAGCGTGTAGTTTTTAATATTGACATCTCCAATCGATATGCTGCCTTGATCCACGTCCCAAAATCTAGAAATAAGCGAACACATGGTGCTCTTACCAGATCCACTTGGTCCAATAATGGCTGTCATAGCCTTTTCCGGAATATGAACGGAAACCTCCCTTAAAATAGGTATTTTATCATAAGAAAAGCTAACATTATTGAATTCAATATCTGTATGATGAGGCGTAATCTTCTGGCCCTCAATATCCATCTGAGGCATATTTTCTGTTGTTTCTACTTGTTCTATAGAACTTGTTGCAACTCTTAATGTCGCCATGGCGGATCCTGCGGATTGAATACTTGCAAACACCAGGAATGACATGATGATACACATAATTGCTTTCAATAAATCCATGGTGCCATTGATATAAAAATAAAGTGAAAGGACAATCATGGCAACACTGGAAATTCTTAAAACGAGCTCTTGCCCGATGGTATAGGGTGTAAATAATTTCTCCAAGGCTAGATTGGCTGAGCGACTTTCTTCTAGTGCCGAGCGTACGGTTTGGTCCCCTTTTCCTGTTAAATTAAAGGATTTAATGATCGGCATTCCTTGGATATATTCCAAGATCGTTTCTACTAAAAGAGATTGTGCCTCTTGCCTTTTTGGAGCAAGTGTCCTCGACTTTTTTTCCATGACAGAAGTAATATATAGATATAAAACCGTTCCTGCTATAACAATCAGCCCATTTCTCCACTCGAAAAATAAAATCATCAGGGTGAACACAAATGAGTTAATGAAGCCACTCATCATAACAACTAAAACCATAGGAGCTGTATTCTCAACGTCATCTAGAACAGTTGTTAAAACACCAGTCACTTTTCCAATATTATTTTCATTAAAGAATCCCATTGGAACCGTCTTCAGCATTTTTCCTATACTTATTCTTCGATTAGCTACCATAAAATACCCAGCATGCGTTTGATCTAATTGAGCAAAATAGTTGGCAGAAGACCTTCCAACAATACTTACCAACAACATAAGAAAAACCTTCAGTGCTATAAAGGAATTAAAATCTTTTGTCACCAAGGCTTGAAGCACAAAGTAAATGGCTCCTATTTGCAACATATTGAAGATGGCATACACAAATTCAAAAATAACAGACTTGTTTAAATTTATTCGTTCCTTATCTGCAAATGCCCATATCTTTCGAAGTCCACTTAACATCTAAGCCACCTCCTTTCCACCGATATGTGCTTCCCACATGGCTTGATAAAGTTTATTTTCTTTAAGAAGTTCTTCATGATTGCCACTTGCTACAAGTTTGCCATGATCGATGAGATAAATCTGGTCTGCATTGGTTATTGTTGATAACCTATGAGCAATCATAATGATAGTTTTTCCCTGAATAAGCTTATTAATTGCTTTTTGTAAAACTTGCTCATTTTCAGGATCAATATAAGCCGTCGCTTCATCTAATATGATAATTGGAGCATCTTTTATCATGGCTCTAGCAATGGTGATCCTCTGTTTTTCACCGCCTGATAAATGGTTTCCTCCACTCCCTACTTTGGTCTGATATCCATGCTCTAAAGACATAATAAAATCATGGCAACCAGAAGCTTTGGCAATTTCAATCACTTCTTCATCGCTAGCCGAAGGCTTGCCCATTCGAATATTTTCCATGATGGTATCGTTAAAAAGGAAAATATCCTGCGAAACAAAAGCAACTAAATCATAGAGTTGTTCAAGTGGAATATTGAATAAATTAATTCCGCCAATCGATATTTCTCCCTGTTCTACGTCCCAGAAACCAGCAATTAACTTGGCAATGGTTGACTTTCCTGAACCACTTGGCCCAACAAAGGCATTTAAACTTTGCTCTTGAATTACCATATCGATTCCTTTAATAACTTCTTCTCCTGATTCATAGGAGAAATGTAGATTCTTGATAGCAATGTCATGATTTTTTAAATGAACTCTTTCTCTACGATGAACTTGTTCTGTCCCATTTAAGATTTCATCAATTCGTCCGACAGTTGTCCCTGTTTGAGCTAAGGCATCGACAAAGTTAATAGCAGCTAGTAAGGGACCGGCTATACCAAGAGAAAGAATGATGGTCGTAATAAAGGTTGACATCTCTAAACTTCCATTAATAAACATAATCCAACCAACAGGTAATACCGTAATCAAAGTTGTTGGTGAAATGTTCTTGGATAAGGACACCAGCATTTGACATTTTTTCATCCAATGATAATAAAATGAAGCATTAGCTATCACTTTATCGGTGAATTTCCCATAGGATTTTTCGCCTTGATTAAAAGTTTTAATCACTTCAATTCCGCCAACATACTCAACAATTGTTTTATTCATTTCGGTATTGGTCGCAACCGACTTACTATAATCTTCTGCATAACCTTTCATAATTAATGACATAAAAAACATACCTACCGGAATTGAAACGAGTGACAATAAAGCCATTCTCCAATCTAAAATTAATAGATAGATGAAGATGGATACAGGCCCTAAAATATTCGCCGTCATCTCAGGCAATAAGTGAGCCAAAGGTCGTTCCATTTTTTCTACTTGATCAACAATGGTTGTCTTTAAATCACCACTATGGGTATCAATAATCGTACCAAGAGGCATTTTAGGCAGCTTTTCCAAAAGCATGATTCGTACATTTCTTAGAACAGAGAAGGTTGCTTTATGGGACTCTGCCAAGGCCTTGGCGTAAAAAATTGGTTTTAAGCAATAGCCAATCAAGATTAGAAAACACCAAGGTAGGTAGAAGGAAAAATCTTTATTTCCAACAAACAAACCATAAACAATTTTGCTTACGCCAAAATAAGGCAACATACCTAAAAGAACCCCAATAACTGCCAAGAAAATGGAAAGCTTGAGGCCTTTATGTTCTCCTTCTGCCAGCTGCCATAGGCGTTTCATATAATTATTTTTCAATGGAATCTCCTTTCCTTTTTTCTTTCATCTTTAACACCTCCATATTATAGATAACTATATTAGCTAACTTAGTTATCTTTACTTTAAAAATATAAGGGTGTTTAATACCCTTTCCCTTATATTTAAAAACCTCTCAATTTCTCCCATCCATCATAAAAAAATTTCGAAATTATTCTTGTGTTTAACTTTACTTCTTCTTCTGTTTGAGAATGCATTATAATTTCACACAATGCATTAATATAGGCATGGTTTAACAAATGCATTGCATCTTTAGGGACTTCTGATTTTATATTCTTTTTCTTTGAAATAATCTGAAACGCTTTATGTCTGTTTATATCTTCCTTTTCCACAAGAAGCTCTATAAAATTATCATATTTCGTACCATATGATTTAAATATTAAAAGATTAAATAAATCTTTTTTGCTAAACATATATAATGCAGATTCAATTGACCCTTCAATGTTAATTTTTGATAAATCTTCTCCACAATTTTTTTCTATGTTTTGAAAAGATTCCTCTTCAAACTTGCTATAAAAACCCAAAAGTTCGTTTGCCAATGGATCAACTAAACTGATAAATAAATCTTCTTTATCATTAAAATGCCTGTAAAAAGCACCAGTTGTAACCCCAGCATCTTTGCAAATTTTTCTTAAATTAGCTCGTTCATAGCCATCATTTAAAAAATTAACTTTACCACTATCCATAATCTTTTTATGTGTTAAATCATAACCAGTAATTTCTGTCATATCCCACTTCCTTTACTAACGGCTAAATTTATAAGTTTGCGGCATATAGATAACTTAGTTATCATTATATACTCTTATCTTATTTTTGTCAATAGGAACAGTAGAAAATCATACTTAATTATGATATAATTACTAATAATTAAATACAGGCTTAACGCTTATAACTTTAATAGCAAGCACAGTAAGTGAGTACCCACTTACGAAAAATTGATGAAGCAGAACCTTTATGGACTGCTTCTTTTTTTATCAATTTTACCTTGTTAGGGAGAACCCTAAGACCCCAATATTTTATGATAAGGAGATATACCATGGATAATAGAAAAAGAAATAATCAACTCAAAATATATTTAACAGATGAAGAAAAAGAAATCTTTGAAAAGAAAATGAAACTTGCAAACTGCAAAACTATGTCCCATTTTCTTAGAAAATGTGTATTAGAAAAAGAAATTTATGTTGTAGATTTAGAACCATTTAGAAACCTACAATGGCTACTTTCGAATGTAACAAATAACATAAACCAGATTGCAAAAGCTACTAATACAACTGGTGTTATTTACAAGAATGAAATCGAATCAATGAATAAACAGATAGAAAATTTATCAAAAGAAATATGGCAGATCCATTCCCTACTTCTTAATAAATCAAAAGAAAGTTCTGGTGATTAGTATGGCAATTACAAAAATACATCCTATAAAATCAACTCTAAATTTGGCAATAGATTATATAACTAAGAGTGAAAAAACTGATGAAAAAATCTTAGTCTCTTCATTTAACTGTCATCCATCTACTGCCCATATTCAATTTATGAAAACACGAGAAGACAATGATACTAAAGGTACAGTTTTAGCTAGGCATTTAATCCAATCTTTTCTACCAGGAGAGGTTGATCCTATAAAAGCTCACGAAATTGGAATGGAATTATGTAAGAAAATTTTAAAAGATGATTATGAGTTTGTTCTTGCAACTCATATAGATAGAGGGCATATCCACAACCATGTTATTTTTAATAACGTTAATTACAAGACTGGTAAATGCTACCAATCTAACAAAAAAACTTACCATAAAATCAGGTATCAAAGTGATGAATTATGTAAAGAAAATAAGCTTTCAGTTATTGATGAATACTATGAAGCTTACAAAAGAAAATATAAAACTGCTGGTAAATCCTGGTATGAATATGATCAAAACAAGAAAGACAATTCTTGGAAGTCTAAACTGCAATTTGATATAGATAGAATGATTAATAAGTCTAAATCTTGGGAAGAGTTTTTAGAAAATATGGAATCTCTTGATTATGAAATTAAATTTGGTAAACATATTGCTTTTCGCCATAAAGATAAGCAAAGATTTACAAGAGCTAAGACTATCGGAGAAGATTATACTGAAGAAAAAATCAAAGAAAGAATAGATTTAGCAATTAAAAATAAAGCTAATCCTACTAAAAAGCGTGTAGGAAATGTTATTGATATATCTACTAATGAAAAAGCACAATCCTCTAAAGGTTACGAAGTCTGGACAAGAAAACATAATATCAAAACAATGGCAGATTCAATAATTAAATTAAGAGAACAAGGAATTAATTCAATTACCCAGCTTGATGATCTAATCAAAAAATCTGCTGATGATAGACAAGACTTGTTAGATAAAATAAAGAAATTTGAAGCTGAAATGAGGAGCTTATCTCAAGATATGGAAAATATAAATACTATAAATAAGTATCGTGAAATCTATAAATACCACAAGAAAAATCCTGAAGATAAGCAATTTGCAGAAGAATATTATAGTGAACTTTCTGTTTATAAAATAGCCGCTAAAGAAATTTTAGAAAACTATAAAAAGCTTCCAAGCACAAAAGAAATACTATCAAATCTCGATAAATTGCAAGAAAAAAAGAACACCCTTATGCAAGAGTATTCTTTGAATAAAGAACAATTTTCTGACCTTGTTCAGTATAGGAAAAACTATGAAAATTATTATGGAAAGGAAGTGGAGAGATAAAAAGCTATAAGCGGATAAACTTATAGCTTTTTTAAAATTATTTACAAATTTTTATTCTAAACTTATTATCTTACTTAAAGAGATCCTACTAGATGACTAGCAAACATTGCTATAGGAAGTAATAAGATAAAAAGGACATTTAATGCCATAAAAAACCTATCTTTTTCCCTTACCCCAAGTATTAAACCTACTAGTCCAATAATTGGACAGACAAGCATGTGAGAATAAGCAATAAATACGCATCTCATAATTTATTATATCATTTTTTATAAAAGAAAAAACAGCCCACAAAAAGCTGTTTAAATCCTCTAATTGAACAAGTTATGATACTAGAACTGTAAACATTACATAGGAAGTAATAAGAGTGTTGGTAATTTAACACTATAAATAACTTGTTTTTTTCTTTCCTCTATTATTCCATGCTATTCTCCTGTAAATATCCCCACATATAGAGCAGTAGACAATACTTGAAAGGGCGTATTTACTGGAATAGATTCTTCTTTTCCCTTTGCCACTTACCATATTAGCTCGTCTATCCATTTCTTCTTAGACTTGCATGAAGATTTCTTTTGGTATGATCGCTTCGTGGCTATTTTCTATATAATATTGAGGTTCTTGATCCTCAATTTATTCTTTAATTATAATTAAGATATTTATCTAAATAGAAAAATGGCTTTTAGGATTTCTTCTAAAACCCCAAAAACCATTAATTTCAACACTTTTATAGCCTATTATCTTATTTTCCTTGACATCAATACCACCGTCTCCACATGCCCTGAAGTTCCAAAGTTCCGTAACTTTTTATGATTAATTATACTGAAAGCAATTTGATATAATTCTTGTTTATTCATTTTCTTCTCCAATATTATTTAGCTTAATAATACGTTATTCTTTTTTCAAAACACTAAGTTATTCAGTTCACCATCAAGAACTTTTATAGTTTCATTTCTTTCCTTATCCTCTTGATTGTCATATAAAAGTTGTTCAATAAACTCCCATATATCTTCTAGTTTACGTCTAATATGATAGAATAACAAAGCATCCGTATTGATTAAAAAATCTTTGTGTAATTTCAGGTATATGTTCATAAATACATCATAATATGGCTTATCAACAAAAAACATGAGATCAGCTTTTACTGGAGCCAATTTCAAGCCTTCCCAGTCAATTAGAACTAACTGCTCATCCCGTTGCATCAAGTTCCAATTATGAATATCTGTATGGCATAGGGCCATTTTAGGATTACTTCGTCTTAGAATCTCCGACAGTCCTTCAACTCTGTCAATAGATTGTTCAAGGGGTTTTATGTGTGCCCCAAGCAAGCATTTTAAGTCCATGGGAAGACTGGCGCATTCTTTACGCAATACTTGTTTTAGCTGTTTCAGAAATGGCAAGCTAAAATCTTCCCTAATTAGTTGCACATATACCTACTATATCAATAAATTTTGAGTTATCATTGACTATATTAGTTGCTATTATCAGAATAGTCGTCGATAACTATATTTTCGTGCAAATATGCAAATAAGTAAAATGATAGTTATGTTATATCATAATAATTGAAAATAATAGAATGCATTTTTCAATGTAATAAGATTAAGCGTTCTCTTAAAGTTAGAGAACGCTTAATTATTTTTAATTTATTGAAATAATTTGTAACTATTGAAAACAGACAAAAATTGTTCATTGGATAATTTATCAAGATCAGTAACATTCGCATGCTTCAGCACCTGTCTTAATTGATTTTTAGTAAAAAGAACATGATATTCCCTGTTTACCCATTTATAAACGAAAAATCTATACTTTTTGTAGTCCTTCTTTAAAATAAATGGTTTATGCCTTTCAAGTACAATCAATACAGAATCTACATTAGGCTTAGGGTGAAAATATGCTCGTGGCACTTTTTTAAGAATTTTTATATCCATTTCCACCATTAACAGCAAACCCAAAGCTCGTTGGGTATTTTGCAACCTTTTAGCAAATCCCCTCTCTACAATAAGGTAGCTATATTTCGCTTGACTATCAAAAGCAATCTTTTTTACAATATCAGTACTAATATTGTAGGGAATATTACCAAATATTTTATAGTCTGTATTTTTAGGAAAGCTAAACTTCAAAATATCCTCATGAATAACTTTTATATTCTGAAAAGGTTCAACTGCTTTTTTCGTGGCATGACATAAACCTTCATCAATCTCTATAGCATTCACCCGTTGACTCATTTCCACAAGTTCCTTGGTAAAATGTCCTTTTCCTGACCCAATTTCTATTATTTTATCTTGTTTATTGATATTCGTATATTTTAATATTTCCTTTACATGCTTTTTAGATGTAATGAAATTTTGCGTATTTTTCGGGTTTTTCTGTTTCATTATATCCTTCTCCTTGCCGGTTATAATGAACTAATCTTAAGAGCTCATTATAACCAATTATTTTTGGTTTGGTTGATAATGAAATCTCTCAATAACAAATATAGAAAACATACCCATACCTTTACCTCCTTTAATTTTTTTCATTATAAATGAGATAAAGTAATATCTACTACTGCAATACATGTACACATATTTAACTCCTCCTTATGCAACTGATTATATCACTTTTAATTTCTCTATTCAATAAAGTTCTGTGCTAATCTACCTCACCCTATGGATTTTTAATCCCGAAACATCAAATGTCATCTGTCAAATGCCCTATTTAAAAGGGTCAAAAAACGGTATTTTTTAGCCTGTTTTTGACCCAATTTTCGTACTCAAACCACTACATGTTGTGGTTGACTCCTATTATTCCTTGTCCAAACCACAATACGTCATCAGAATTGCTGCTTCAACGTGGGACGAGTTGATAGAATTGATGTATTTATGATTTTTAGCGAAACTGTTGTATATGGGAACATATCGACTAATTTGTACGTTCGTGGGAACA
Protein-coding sequences here:
- a CDS encoding MptD family putative ECF transporter S component gives rise to the protein MKNRLTAKDLINVGIYTAIYLVIFFVTGMLGAVPILYPTIFILIPILTGIPFMLFLTKVEKFGMVSLMGIILGVFWYFMGYTWLAPAVYIPMAIIADVVMNTKKYKSFKVNTIGFWLFSCAELGCQMPMWVMADTYMEGVKQQMGEQFATDLAKYMPPWMGIAAIGIMFVGAVIGANLGKKMLKKHFERAGIA
- a CDS encoding ABC transporter ATP-binding protein, giving the protein MLSGLRKIWAFADKERINLNKSVIFEFVYAIFNMLQIGAIYFVLQALVTKDFNSFIALKVFLMLLVSIVGRSSANYFAQLDQTHAGYFMVANRRISIGKMLKTVPMGFFNENNIGKVTGVLTTVLDDVENTAPMVLVVMMSGFINSFVFTLMILFFEWRNGLIVIAGTVLYLYITSVMEKKSRTLAPKRQEAQSLLVETILEYIQGMPIIKSFNLTGKGDQTVRSALEESRSANLALEKLFTPYTIGQELVLRISSVAMIVLSLYFYINGTMDLLKAIMCIIMSFLVFASIQSAGSAMATLRVATSSIEQVETTENMPQMDIEGQKITPHHTDIEFNNVSFSYDKIPILREVSVHIPEKAMTAIIGPSGSGKSTMCSLISRFWDVDQGSISIGDVNIKNYTLESLMDLISTVFQNVYLFQDTIENNIKFGKPQAKKEEVIEVAKKAQCHDFIMNLPEGYQTIIGEGGTSLSGGERQRISIARAMIKNAPIIIFDEATANVDPENEDKLQEAIESLTKNKTVIMVAHRLKTVKNANQIIVLKDGKLEEVGKHEDLIRKEGTYKKFIEAREETESWKIKQNKEDFNEESINSKGFN
- a CDS encoding ABC transporter ATP-binding protein: MKRLWQLAEGEHKGLKLSIFLAVIGVLLGMLPYFGVSKIVYGLFVGNKDFSFYLPWCFLILIGYCLKPIFYAKALAESHKATFSVLRNVRIMLLEKLPKMPLGTIIDTHSGDLKTTIVDQVEKMERPLAHLLPEMTANILGPVSIFIYLLILDWRMALLSLVSIPVGMFFMSLIMKGYAEDYSKSVATNTEMNKTIVEYVGGIEVIKTFNQGEKSYGKFTDKVIANASFYYHWMKKCQMLVSLSKNISPTTLITVLPVGWIMFINGSLEMSTFITTIILSLGIAGPLLAAINFVDALAQTGTTVGRIDEILNGTEQVHRRERVHLKNHDIAIKNLHFSYESGEEVIKGIDMVIQEQSLNAFVGPSGSGKSTIAKLIAGFWDVEQGEISIGGINLFNIPLEQLYDLVAFVSQDIFLFNDTIMENIRMGKPSASDEEVIEIAKASGCHDFIMSLEHGYQTKVGSGGNHLSGGEKQRITIARAMIKDAPIIILDEATAYIDPENEQVLQKAINKLIQGKTIIMIAHRLSTITNADQIYLIDHGKLVASGNHEELLKENKLYQAMWEAHIGGKEVA
- a CDS encoding TetR/AcrR family transcriptional regulator is translated as MTEITGYDLTHKKIMDSGKVNFLNDGYERANLRKICKDAGVTTGAFYRHFNDKEDLFISLVDPLANELLGFYSKFEEESFQNIEKNCGEDLSKINIEGSIESALYMFSKKDLFNLLIFKSYGTKYDNFIELLVEKEDINRHKAFQIISKKKNIKSEVPKDAMHLLNHAYINALCEIIMHSQTEEEVKLNTRIISKFFYDGWEKLRGF
- a CDS encoding plasmid mobilization protein; this encodes MDNRKRNNQLKIYLTDEEKEIFEKKMKLANCKTMSHFLRKCVLEKEIYVVDLEPFRNLQWLLSNVTNNINQIAKATNTTGVIYKNEIESMNKQIENLSKEIWQIHSLLLNKSKESSGD
- a CDS encoding relaxase/mobilization nuclease domain-containing protein, whose amino-acid sequence is MAITKIHPIKSTLNLAIDYITKSEKTDEKILVSSFNCHPSTAHIQFMKTREDNDTKGTVLARHLIQSFLPGEVDPIKAHEIGMELCKKILKDDYEFVLATHIDRGHIHNHVIFNNVNYKTGKCYQSNKKTYHKIRYQSDELCKENKLSVIDEYYEAYKRKYKTAGKSWYEYDQNKKDNSWKSKLQFDIDRMINKSKSWEEFLENMESLDYEIKFGKHIAFRHKDKQRFTRAKTIGEDYTEEKIKERIDLAIKNKANPTKKRVGNVIDISTNEKAQSSKGYEVWTRKHNIKTMADSIIKLREQGINSITQLDDLIKKSADDRQDLLDKIKKFEAEMRSLSQDMENINTINKYREIYKYHKKNPEDKQFAEEYYSELSVYKIAAKEILENYKKLPSTKEILSNLDKLQEKKNTLMQEYSLNKEQFSDLVQYRKNYENYYGKEVER
- a CDS encoding phosphotransferase, which gives rise to MQLIREDFSLPFLKQLKQVLRKECASLPMDLKCLLGAHIKPLEQSIDRVEGLSEILRRSNPKMALCHTDIHNWNLMQRDEQLVLIDWEGLKLAPVKADLMFFVDKPYYDVFMNIYLKLHKDFLINTDALLFYHIRRKLEDIWEFIEQLLYDNQEDKERNETIKVLDGELNNLVF
- the erm(A) gene encoding 23S rRNA (adenine(2058)-N(6))-methyltransferase Erm(A), coding for MKQKNPKNTQNFITSKKHVKEILKYTNINKQDKIIEIGSGKGHFTKELVEMSQRVNAIEIDEGLCHATKKAVEPFQNIKVIHEDILKFSFPKNTDYKIFGNIPYNISTDIVKKIAFDSQAKYSYLIVERGFAKRLQNTQRALGLLLMVEMDIKILKKVPRAYFHPKPNVDSVLIVLERHKPFILKKDYKKYRFFVYKWVNREYHVLFTKNQLRQVLKHANVTDLDKLSNEQFLSVFNSYKLFQ
- a CDS encoding erythromycin resistance leader peptide — encoded protein: MYCSSRYYFISFIMKKIKGGKGMGMFSIFVIERFHYQPNQK